The Thermus oshimai DSM 12092 genome includes a window with the following:
- the smpB gene encoding SsrA-binding protein SmpB produces the protein MRPTLENRRARHDYEILETYEAGIVLKGTEVKSLRQGKVDFTGSFARFENGELFLENLYIAPYEKGSYTNVDPRRRRKLLLHKHELRRLLGKVEQKGLTLVPLKIYFNERGYAKVLLGLARGKKAYEKKADDKKMAVRRALEEL, from the coding sequence GTGCGGCCTACGCTGGAGAACCGTCGCGCCCGCCACGACTACGAGATCCTGGAAACCTACGAGGCCGGGATCGTCCTCAAGGGGACGGAGGTCAAGTCCCTCCGCCAGGGCAAGGTGGACTTCACGGGGAGCTTCGCCCGCTTTGAAAACGGCGAGCTCTTCCTGGAAAACCTCTACATCGCCCCTTACGAGAAGGGCTCCTACACCAACGTGGACCCCAGGCGCAGGAGGAAACTCCTCCTCCACAAGCACGAACTCCGGCGCCTCCTAGGAAAGGTGGAGCAAAAAGGGCTCACCCTGGTGCCCCTGAAGATCTACTTCAACGAGCGGGGCTACGCCAAGGTCCTCCTGGGCCTGGCCCGGGGCAAGAAGGCCTACGAGAAGAAGGCGGACGACAAGAAAATGGCCGTGCGCCGCGCCCTGGAGGAGCTATGA
- a CDS encoding N-acetylmuramoyl-L-alanine amidase family protein → MRSWVVLFLLGLALAQAPKPLKVGALTGEALYPGGRGVSYGEAGLLARGLGLALWQGKDQVALGLGARYKAFPLLDKEAEAAARGAAWRQGEKVYVPLRPLAEALGLQYRAQEGVFLTLPWAAYLGAEGENPRVFRFDREVNAVVRPEGVLFLLARGEGPGLEQEALGLFLPLPTPPDRVYYPGGGRVVLAWGRASPKPTVLLDPGHGGEDAGVEAGGLREKDLTLDLARRTAALLPGAQLTRTGDQTLSLGERLALAERASVVVSFHAAQGAGIALYLPKDRPSPLARSAEGLLATSPPDRARLLKVYAGSPERLAQALEAAFAKRGLVVARAEGPYALTRVSGAAVLLEVGLERLKTPEARAQVAQAVAEAIRAYLE, encoded by the coding sequence ATGAGGAGCTGGGTCGTCCTTTTCCTTTTGGGGTTGGCCCTGGCCCAGGCCCCCAAGCCCCTGAAGGTGGGGGCCCTCACGGGGGAGGCCCTCTACCCGGGGGGGCGGGGGGTATCCTACGGGGAAGCGGGGCTTTTGGCCCGGGGGCTGGGCCTGGCCCTCTGGCAGGGAAAGGACCAGGTGGCCCTGGGCCTGGGGGCCCGCTACAAGGCCTTCCCCCTGCTGGACAAGGAGGCCGAGGCGGCGGCCAGGGGGGCCGCCTGGCGGCAGGGGGAGAAGGTCTACGTGCCCTTGCGCCCCCTGGCCGAGGCCCTGGGCCTCCAGTACCGGGCCCAGGAAGGGGTCTTCCTCACCCTCCCCTGGGCGGCCTACCTGGGGGCGGAGGGGGAAAACCCCCGGGTCTTCCGCTTTGACCGGGAGGTGAACGCGGTGGTGCGCCCCGAGGGGGTTCTCTTCCTCTTGGCGAGAGGCGAAGGGCCCGGGCTGGAACAGGAGGCCTTGGGCCTTTTCCTCCCCCTTCCCACCCCCCCCGACCGGGTCTACTACCCGGGCGGGGGGCGGGTGGTCCTGGCCTGGGGGCGCGCAAGCCCTAAGCCCACCGTCCTCCTGGACCCCGGGCACGGAGGGGAGGACGCGGGGGTGGAGGCGGGGGGGCTTAGGGAAAAGGACCTCACCCTGGACCTGGCCCGGAGGACCGCGGCCCTTCTCCCCGGGGCCCAGCTCACCCGCACGGGGGACCAGACCCTGAGCCTTGGGGAAAGGCTGGCCCTGGCGGAGCGGGCCTCGGTGGTGGTCTCCTTCCACGCGGCCCAGGGCGCAGGGATCGCCCTCTACCTGCCCAAGGACCGCCCCTCACCCCTCGCGAGGAGCGCGGAAGGGCTCCTAGCAACCTCCCCCCCCGACCGGGCCCGCCTCCTCAAGGTCTACGCGGGCAGCCCCGAGCGGCTGGCCCAGGCTCTCGAGGCCGCCTTCGCCAAGCGGGGCCTGGTGGTGGCCCGGGCGGAAGGCCCCTACGCCCTCACCCGGGTGAGCGGGGCCGCGGTCCTCCTGGAGGTGGGCCTGGAGCGGCTGAAGACCCCCGAGGCCCGGGCCCAGGTGGCCCAGGCGGTGGCCGAGGCCATCCGGGCCTACTTGGAGTGA
- a CDS encoding AAA family ATPase — protein sequence MKTWRLDRLVLQGFKSFAERTVLDFPDPVTGVIGPNGSGKSNLVEAIRFATGARAQELRGQELKAFLFQGGEGRPPKGFAEVRLELSRGAERLVVERRIEGERSQFRVNGRPLSAKALALHLSGTGLGRGGYAIVGQGEVGALLEAPEEVLLAHLEEAAGLRPVAEAGRATEERLKEALALLAAKEEALREKRGRLEALRGEAERARRARELALLALALKRSLLLARKEEIEAEMAEAKARLQALEGEERALEEGLRGLLERREALQKEEEALRGRLEAVRLGLKEEEGLRREQEEMKRLLKALDRPKPEEPGPPPPAPKEAPEALKARLRALREEKRRLERERALWEEAQRRHLEALARYEERLRAFEEAQREKEALKALLQEKERALGAWERAAEERRKREALLREKEAALQALRGERERLERLLASGADLQEGARRVRRLEGVVGVVANLLEAPRGLEVALEAALGPRLHWVLTEDEEAAKRAIALLKREGGRATFLPLTLLRPPPPPTPRPAPGLLGPAQALARLRVPGEAEAVLRVLFGDTLVFQDLDSALAYLRSGGRERLVTLEGEVLERSGAISGGRLKGGGEVLLLRGRVRALKEEEAQLEGEVEALKAALAQTPAPPLLELKGEVAALRARLSAPLPPRPTPPSPPPAFAGEARLKALEEELPRLEEALEGAEAHARWRLLQKAWEEWRGLQEERAKVEARLAELGARLEGYAPLREEAQRLEGALGEVRRHLALLREEEAKALTRKNALLAERERLALLLARREATLEEVERELSELPEGERIPGSSRALAQRLAQTEREREALGPVNALAEGELARLEEALAGEEKEVAEATEALLRLEAEAKAVEAQYQEELKRSFARFQEAFRGYGEALLGAKAEVRREGKGLRLFLLPQGKRVQDLRLLSLGEKTLGALAFLFALGELQGGLPLAILDEVDAALDEANLHRFARFLASGRQFILVTHQKRTMEACHALYGVTSEGGVSRVYSIRKEVAYDA from the coding sequence ATGAAGACCTGGCGCCTGGACCGGCTCGTCCTGCAGGGGTTCAAGTCCTTCGCGGAAAGGACCGTCCTGGACTTCCCCGACCCCGTGACGGGCGTGATCGGGCCCAATGGCTCGGGGAAGAGCAACCTGGTGGAGGCCATCCGCTTCGCCACCGGGGCCCGGGCCCAGGAGCTTAGGGGCCAGGAGCTCAAGGCCTTCCTCTTCCAGGGGGGGGAGGGCCGGCCCCCCAAGGGCTTCGCCGAGGTGCGGCTGGAGCTTTCCCGGGGGGCGGAGCGCCTGGTGGTGGAGCGGAGGATTGAGGGAGAGCGGAGCCAGTTTAGGGTGAACGGCAGGCCCCTAAGCGCCAAGGCCCTGGCCCTCCACCTCTCGGGCACGGGGCTGGGCCGGGGGGGGTACGCCATCGTGGGCCAGGGGGAGGTGGGGGCCCTTCTGGAGGCCCCGGAAGAGGTCCTCCTGGCCCACCTGGAGGAGGCCGCGGGGCTCAGGCCCGTGGCCGAGGCGGGCCGGGCCACGGAGGAAAGGCTAAAGGAGGCTTTAGCCCTCCTCGCCGCCAAGGAGGAGGCCCTAAGGGAGAAAAGGGGGCGCCTCGAGGCCCTAAGGGGAGAGGCGGAGCGGGCAAGAAGGGCCCGGGAGCTCGCCCTCCTGGCCCTGGCCCTCAAGCGAAGCCTCCTCCTCGCCCGCAAGGAGGAAATAGAGGCGGAGATGGCCGAGGCCAAAGCCCGGCTCCAGGCCCTGGAGGGGGAAGAGAGGGCGCTGGAGGAGGGGCTAAGGGGCCTCTTGGAGCGGCGGGAGGCCCTACAGAAGGAAGAGGAGGCCCTAAGGGGAAGGCTGGAGGCGGTGCGGCTTGGGCTTAAGGAGGAGGAGGGGCTTAGGCGGGAGCAGGAGGAAATGAAGCGCCTCCTCAAGGCCCTAGACCGCCCCAAGCCCGAGGAGCCCGGGCCCCCGCCCCCCGCCCCCAAGGAGGCCCCGGAGGCCCTAAAGGCGAGGCTTAGGGCCCTAAGGGAAGAGAAAAGGCGCCTGGAGCGGGAACGGGCCCTTTGGGAGGAGGCCCAGAGGCGGCACCTGGAGGCCCTGGCCCGCTACGAGGAGCGCCTTCGGGCCTTTGAGGAAGCCCAAAGGGAAAAGGAGGCCTTGAAAGCCCTTCTTCAGGAAAAGGAGCGGGCGCTTGGGGCTTGGGAACGGGCGGCGGAGGAACGGCGGAAGCGGGAGGCCCTCCTCCGGGAAAAGGAGGCGGCCCTCCAGGCCCTAAGGGGGGAAAGGGAGCGCCTGGAGCGCCTTTTGGCCTCGGGGGCCGACCTGCAGGAGGGGGCCAGGCGGGTGCGGCGCCTAGAAGGGGTGGTGGGGGTGGTGGCGAACCTTCTGGAGGCCCCAAGGGGCCTCGAGGTGGCCCTGGAGGCCGCCCTCGGCCCCAGGCTCCACTGGGTCCTCACGGAGGACGAGGAGGCGGCCAAAAGGGCCATCGCCCTCCTCAAGCGGGAGGGGGGGCGGGCCACCTTCCTCCCCCTGACCCTCCTCCGCCCCCCACCGCCCCCCACCCCCCGTCCCGCCCCCGGCCTCCTGGGGCCCGCCCAGGCCCTGGCCCGCCTCCGGGTGCCCGGGGAGGCGGAGGCCGTGCTAAGGGTGCTCTTCGGGGACACCCTGGTCTTCCAGGACCTGGATAGCGCCCTGGCCTACCTGCGCTCGGGAGGACGGGAGCGCCTGGTGACCCTGGAAGGGGAGGTGCTGGAGCGCTCCGGGGCCATCAGCGGGGGAAGGCTTAAGGGGGGCGGGGAGGTCCTCCTCCTCCGGGGAAGGGTGCGGGCGCTCAAGGAGGAGGAAGCCCAGCTGGAAGGGGAGGTGGAGGCCCTGAAAGCGGCCCTGGCCCAAACCCCCGCCCCTCCCCTTCTGGAGCTCAAAGGGGAGGTGGCGGCCCTAAGGGCGCGCCTCTCCGCCCCCCTCCCCCCAAGGCCCACCCCCCCTTCCCCGCCCCCGGCCTTCGCCGGGGAGGCGCGGCTTAAGGCCCTGGAGGAGGAGCTCCCCAGGCTGGAAGAGGCCCTAGAGGGGGCCGAGGCCCACGCCCGCTGGCGGCTTCTCCAGAAGGCTTGGGAGGAGTGGAGGGGGCTTCAGGAGGAGAGGGCCAAGGTGGAGGCCAGGCTTGCGGAGCTGGGGGCCCGCCTGGAAGGGTACGCCCCCCTCAGGGAGGAGGCCCAAAGGCTGGAAGGGGCCCTAGGGGAGGTGCGCCGGCATTTGGCCCTCCTGAGGGAGGAGGAGGCCAAGGCCCTCACCCGGAAAAACGCCCTCCTTGCGGAAAGGGAGCGCCTGGCCCTCCTCCTGGCCCGCCGGGAGGCCACCCTCGAGGAGGTGGAGCGGGAGCTTTCCGAGCTTCCAGAAGGGGAGAGGATCCCCGGCTCGAGCCGCGCCCTGGCCCAGCGCCTGGCCCAAACGGAACGGGAGCGGGAGGCGTTGGGCCCGGTGAACGCCTTGGCGGAAGGGGAGCTTGCCCGGCTGGAAGAGGCCCTGGCGGGGGAGGAAAAGGAGGTGGCGGAGGCCACGGAGGCCCTTCTCCGCCTCGAGGCCGAGGCCAAGGCCGTGGAGGCCCAGTACCAGGAGGAGCTTAAAAGGAGCTTCGCCCGCTTCCAGGAGGCCTTCCGGGGCTACGGGGAGGCCCTTCTTGGGGCCAAGGCGGAGGTCAGAAGGGAGGGCAAGGGGCTTCGCCTTTTCCTCCTCCCCCAGGGGAAAAGGGTCCAGGACCTCCGCCTCCTCTCCCTCGGGGAGAAAACCCTCGGGGCCTTGGCCTTCCTCTTCGCCCTAGGAGAGCTCCAGGGGGGGCTTCCCCTGGCCATCCTGGACGAGGTGGACGCCGCCTTGGACGAGGCCAACCTGCACCGCTTCGCCCGCTTTTTGGCCTCGGGGCGGCAGTTCATCCTGGTCACCCACCAGAAGCGCACCATGGAGGCCTGCCACGCCCTCTACGGGGTGACCTCCGAGGGGGGGGTGAGCCGGGTGTACTCCATCCGCAAGGAGGTGGCCTATGACGCTTGA
- a CDS encoding GerMN domain-containing protein: MRAFLTFWNLFGLILFLLGLWLYGASQAPEGPKALPLPAEEARPTALALVLHRPDPPQGFRKETLTQELPPGADPHQAALKAWSEALSAPLPKAIFPVGKTLVVDLPKDFLKGLSVGEEAYRVYSLAYTLLATFPQYEAVRFLAEGEPVPGLAHLDLREPIRLP, encoded by the coding sequence ATGCGCGCGTTCCTGACTTTTTGGAATCTCTTCGGTTTAATCCTCTTCCTCCTAGGCCTCTGGCTTTACGGGGCGAGCCAAGCCCCAGAGGGCCCCAAAGCCCTCCCCCTCCCGGCGGAGGAGGCCCGGCCCACGGCCCTGGCCCTGGTCCTCCACCGGCCAGACCCCCCCCAGGGCTTCCGGAAGGAAACCCTCACCCAGGAGCTCCCCCCGGGGGCCGACCCTCACCAGGCGGCCCTAAAGGCCTGGAGCGAGGCCCTCTCTGCCCCCTTGCCCAAGGCCATCTTCCCCGTGGGGAAGACCCTGGTGGTGGACCTGCCCAAGGACTTCCTAAAGGGGCTTTCCGTGGGGGAGGAGGCCTACCGGGTGTACAGCCTGGCCTACACCCTCCTCGCCACCTTCCCCCAGTACGAGGCCGTGCGCTTCCTGGCGGAAGGGGAGCCCGTTCCGGGCCTCGCCCACCTGGACCTTAGGGAGCCCATCCGCCTGCCATGA